A part of Olleya sp. Bg11-27 genomic DNA contains:
- the serS gene encoding serine--tRNA ligase codes for MLQVPFIRENKDLVISRLAVRNIDATAMIEEVINLDEERRALQTKLDAILAESNAISKEIGILYKSGQAEKANALKKKTADFKEESKELNDQLTTTAEALNQALYKIPNIPHASVPKGNSEADNEEVFSEGEIPKLHDGALPHWELAKKYDIIDFELGTKIAGAGFPVYKGKGARLQRALIAYFLDKNTAAGYQEVQVPHLVNEASAFATGQLPDKDGQMYHATNVTPSLYLIPTGEVPATNIFRNDLIDEKDLPKCLTTYTPCFRVEAGSYGAHVRGLNRLHQFDKVEILRVEHPDNSYQALDGMVDHVKAILNELKLPFRILRLCGGDTGFTSALTFDFEVFSTAQDRWLEISSVSNFETFQANRLKLRFKNSDGKNELAHTLNGSSLALPRVLAGILENYQTEDGIKIPDVLIPYTGFEYIN; via the coding sequence ATGTTACAAGTACCATTTATTAGAGAAAACAAAGATTTAGTAATCAGCAGACTTGCAGTCAGAAATATTGATGCTACTGCAATGATTGAAGAGGTGATAAATTTAGATGAAGAGCGTCGTGCTTTACAAACTAAATTGGATGCAATACTAGCAGAATCCAATGCTATCTCTAAAGAAATTGGTATTTTATATAAATCCGGTCAAGCCGAAAAAGCAAATGCTTTAAAAAAGAAAACAGCTGATTTTAAGGAAGAATCCAAGGAATTAAACGACCAGTTAACAACGACTGCCGAAGCTTTAAACCAAGCACTTTACAAAATACCAAATATCCCACATGCGTCTGTACCTAAAGGTAACAGCGAAGCGGATAACGAAGAGGTGTTTTCTGAAGGTGAGATTCCTAAATTACATGATGGCGCATTACCACACTGGGAATTAGCTAAAAAATATGACATTATAGATTTTGAGTTAGGTACAAAAATCGCTGGTGCAGGTTTTCCTGTTTACAAAGGTAAAGGCGCTAGATTACAACGTGCTTTAATTGCTTACTTTTTAGACAAAAATACCGCTGCGGGTTACCAAGAGGTGCAAGTACCACATTTAGTTAATGAAGCATCAGCCTTTGCTACTGGTCAATTACCAGATAAAGATGGACAAATGTATCACGCCACAAATGTTACTCCTAGTTTATATTTAATTCCAACAGGAGAAGTACCGGCTACAAACATTTTTAGAAATGACTTAATAGACGAAAAAGACTTACCTAAGTGTTTGACAACATACACACCGTGCTTTAGAGTAGAAGCTGGTAGTTATGGTGCACACGTGCGTGGATTAAATCGTTTACACCAATTTGATAAAGTAGAAATTTTACGCGTAGAACATCCTGACAATTCGTACCAAGCATTAGACGGTATGGTTGATCACGTAAAAGCAATACTAAACGAATTAAAATTACCTTTCAGAATCTTAAGACTTTGTGGTGGTGATACTGGGTTTACTTCTGCTTTAACTTTTGATTTTGAAGTCTTTTCTACAGCGCAAGACCGTTGGTTAGAAATCTCAAGTGTTTCAAATTTTGAAACTTTTCAAGCTAACCGTTTAAAACTGCGATTTAAAAACAGTGATGGTAAAAACGAATTAGCACACACCTTAAACGGTAGTTCTCTAGCGTTACCAAGAGTATTAGCTGGTATTTTAGAAAATTATCAAACGGAAGATGGTATAAAAATACCTGACGTTTTAATTCCTTATACTGGTTTTGAATACATTAACTAA
- a CDS encoding HTTM domain-containing protein, giving the protein MLNTFLFKRIDNSALIVFRIIFGLLCFLESVGAIFTGWVKYTLIDPKFTFNFIGLDFLQPLPGYWMYVYYSIMGLFGLLIMVGYKYRLSIIAFTTMWTCTYLMQKASYNNHYYLLCLLSTIMLFLPANTYASVDAKLNPSIKKISMPSWCKWIFVIQLFIMYTYASVAKFYPDWLDLTVPKQLMQGKANYPIIGSGLQHPFFPYLVGYGGILYDGLIIPFLLFKPTRKLAFIGSIFFHLFNSIVFGVGIFPYLALAFSLFFFEPETVKNIFLKSKTYYSQAEIKVLSYKPYLITIASIYIAIQVILPIRHHFIDDNVLWTEEGHRLSWRMMLRSKSGFATYKVVDKNTNKTTIINLNDYLSKKQKRMIATKPDVIWQFAQHLKKEFKAKGKDVSVYVNCKASVNGRPFATLVNPQIDLTTIQWNTFKHSQWLLPSQLDK; this is encoded by the coding sequence ATGCTTAACACCTTTCTTTTTAAACGCATTGATAATAGTGCATTAATAGTTTTTAGAATTATTTTTGGTCTACTTTGTTTTTTAGAATCCGTTGGTGCCATTTTTACAGGGTGGGTAAAATACACTTTAATAGACCCTAAATTCACCTTTAATTTTATAGGCTTAGACTTTTTACAGCCATTACCTGGTTATTGGATGTACGTTTACTACTCCATAATGGGACTTTTTGGGTTACTTATAATGGTTGGTTATAAGTACAGGCTAAGCATAATTGCCTTTACCACCATGTGGACTTGCACCTACCTAATGCAAAAAGCATCCTACAACAATCATTACTATTTATTGTGTTTATTAAGCACAATAATGCTGTTTCTGCCAGCTAACACCTATGCCTCCGTAGATGCAAAGTTAAACCCAAGTATCAAAAAAATAAGCATGCCTAGCTGGTGTAAGTGGATATTTGTTATCCAACTTTTTATAATGTACACCTACGCATCCGTCGCCAAGTTTTACCCAGACTGGTTAGATTTAACAGTTCCAAAACAACTCATGCAAGGCAAAGCAAACTATCCTATTATAGGTAGTGGCTTACAACATCCTTTTTTCCCATATCTGGTCGGTTATGGCGGAATCCTATATGATGGGCTAATCATTCCTTTTCTACTGTTCAAACCCACAAGAAAACTTGCTTTTATAGGCTCAATATTTTTTCATTTATTTAATTCCATTGTATTTGGTGTTGGTATATTCCCTTATTTAGCATTAGCTTTTTCACTGTTCTTCTTCGAGCCAGAAACAGTGAAAAATATCTTTTTAAAAAGCAAAACGTATTACAGTCAAGCCGAAATTAAAGTTTTGAGCTACAAGCCTTATCTTATTACAATAGCCAGTATCTATATAGCCATTCAAGTTATCCTTCCTATTAGACATCATTTTATTGACGATAACGTCCTGTGGACTGAAGAAGGGCACCGTTTATCATGGCGCATGATGCTTAGATCAAAATCCGGATTTGCAACCTATAAAGTTGTTGACAAAAACACTAACAAAACAACTATTATAAACCTTAATGATTATTTGTCTAAAAAACAAAAACGTATGATTGCCACAAAACCAGATGTTATTTGGCAATTTGCACAACATTTAAAAAAAGAGTTTAAAGCTAAAGGTAAAGATGTATCTGTATATGTAAACTGCAAGGCTAGCGTTAATGGCAGACCATTTGCAACTTTGGTTAATCCTCAAATAGATTTGACCACAATCCAGTGGAATACATTTAAACACAGCCAATGGTTATTACCATCGCAATTAGATAAATAA
- a CDS encoding bifunctional riboflavin kinase/FAD synthetase produces the protein MKTNQKQHTVLTIGTFDGVHIGHQKIIKRLVEVATIKDLKPSLLTFFPHPRMVLQKDANIKLINTISEKEQLLKRFGITNLVVKKFTTDFSRLTAEVYVEDIIVNQLKSKYVIIGYDHHFGRNRNANIEDLKQFGINFDFEVEEISMQDIDDVAISSTKIRSALTEGDIKTANSYLGYHFMLTGTIIKGKGLGKTIDYPTANLHIEESYKLIPKQGVYVVKALIDDRVQFGMMNIGNNPTVNGQSQTIETHFFNYKQSLYGKKLSIELLQRLRDEQKFDGLEELTKQLDKDKIQAQEFLKQYA, from the coding sequence TTGAAAACAAATCAGAAGCAACATACCGTACTAACCATAGGCACATTTGACGGTGTACATATTGGACACCAAAAAATCATAAAACGATTAGTTGAAGTTGCTACTATCAAAGATTTAAAGCCGTCTTTACTAACTTTTTTCCCACACCCTAGAATGGTGCTACAAAAAGACGCCAACATTAAACTTATCAATACGATTAGCGAAAAAGAACAGCTTTTAAAACGTTTTGGGATTACCAATCTTGTTGTTAAAAAATTTACTACAGACTTTTCTAGACTAACAGCAGAAGTTTATGTTGAAGACATTATAGTAAATCAGTTAAAATCCAAGTATGTTATCATTGGTTATGACCATCACTTTGGACGTAACAGAAATGCCAATATTGAGGATTTAAAACAATTTGGAATTAATTTTGATTTTGAAGTTGAAGAAATATCAATGCAAGACATTGACGATGTCGCCATATCATCTACAAAAATAAGAAGCGCTTTAACCGAAGGTGACATAAAAACAGCTAATAGCTATTTAGGCTATCATTTTATGCTAACTGGAACTATCATAAAAGGAAAAGGTTTAGGCAAAACTATAGACTACCCAACCGCTAACTTACACATTGAAGAATCATACAAACTAATTCCGAAACAGGGTGTTTATGTCGTTAAAGCTTTAATTGACGACAGGGTACAATTTGGAATGATGAATATTGGAAATAATCCAACAGTAAATGGGCAGTCTCAAACTATTGAAACTCATTTTTTTAATTACAAACAATCGCTTTACGGCAAAAAACTAAGTATAGAACTATTGCAAAGACTTAGAGACGAACAAAAATTTGATGGTTTAGAAGAATTAACCAAGCAATTAGACAAAGACAAAATTCAAGCTCAAGAATTCTTAAAACAATATGCTTAA
- a CDS encoding T9SS type A sorting domain-containing protein, producing the protein MYPNPTVNALTIKVDNKDLPDAYQAYNMLGQLVTKGQINNSQDLTIDATPFSNGMYFIKISKTGNSITLPFIKK; encoded by the coding sequence ATGTATCCTAATCCTACTGTTAATGCTTTAACCATAAAAGTAGATAATAAGGATTTACCTGATGCGTATCAAGCTTATAACATGCTTGGACAATTAGTTACTAAAGGTCAAATTAATAATAGCCAAGACTTAACAATAGACGCTACACCGTTTAGTAACGGTATGTATTTTATTAAAATCTCAAAAACGGGTAATTCAATAACACTACCTTTTATTAAGAAATAA
- a CDS encoding reprolysin-like metallopeptidase, which yields MKKLLLNFLGALTMFVCTLSYAQQDYWIKSSESKLVGLEKVHRASFPSDYQIFSLNVDKLKQAIVNAPVRGENLGKSNVFAYFPNTEGELERFSVSEAPIMEPELAAKNPMIKTYKAVGVDDPTATMRFSLTQFGLHTMSLSGNRGSLFIDPYTKTNDFYIVYERSALGQDLQGFECLTDQNVELRSLKNETSDRRADTDDMQLRTYRLAQSCNGEYGAIFAGTGTDAQKKQNIQAQMAITINRVNEVYERDLAITLVFINRNDELIYYDAATDPWNAEFNTKTQETISTTLNDESLYDIGHNFNTSGGGSAGCLGCVCLDGAAPYGGNQKGRGYTGRPNPTGDPFDIDYVAHEMGHQFDGYHTMNTCSRSGNGTTEVEPASGSSIMGYAGICATNVQPNSDAHFNYVNIRDISENIQPGGTSDCGATMALTNQPPVADAGDNYSIPPSTAFVLRGSATDPDGLASLTYNWAPNDASQAPTDGAPQPDWTTGPMYRSINPTASPDRFMPSYSDVVAGNLTPTWEVTPAVARTMNFSFIVRDNASGFANGIGQTDADLMAVNVVGDQPFTIVSPPAWGSGSNQTLTWNVGISNGAIINCQTVNIKFSTDGGLTFPTTLASGVANDGSEIVVVPTIADTNNARIMVEAADNIFYALSDVFPISNTPSFVLNNTSGSQIACSIDAVDYSIDMITVNGFSETTNFTTSFSPALVATAVFSPASLNSDGTTVVNISGLAGAAVGDYVITVTGTSASQTKAVDLSLTIIDGICASVATTTYDTGTTLVQFGDINNASAKPAGYSDYRVAPTATQVTDVLTGSSYPITVNQNTDGAYTCVTTVWIDWNQNCIFESDETYDLGSANGVADGPAGNSGLSVMVPADAVLGATTMRVTTKYSSASGSCENGHDAEVEDYTVNVTESLSTSDFENISNFNVYPNPNNGAFVIAIKNNNLSSNLNVIVYDVRGRRVYTNSFANSNDFNQTIKLDNVESGLYLLKVTDGRSTITKKLLVR from the coding sequence ATGAAAAAACTATTACTCAATTTTTTAGGCGCATTAACCATGTTTGTGTGCACGTTGTCATATGCTCAACAGGACTATTGGATTAAATCATCCGAAAGCAAACTTGTAGGTCTTGAAAAAGTTCACAGAGCATCTTTTCCTTCAGATTATCAGATTTTTTCTTTAAATGTGGACAAGCTTAAACAAGCTATTGTTAATGCACCTGTTAGAGGAGAGAATTTAGGGAAATCAAATGTGTTTGCTTATTTTCCCAATACTGAGGGGGAATTAGAACGTTTTAGTGTGTCGGAAGCGCCAATTATGGAGCCGGAATTAGCGGCTAAAAATCCGATGATAAAGACTTATAAGGCTGTAGGTGTAGATGATCCAACAGCGACTATGCGTTTTAGTTTAACGCAATTTGGGTTGCATACAATGTCGCTATCTGGAAACAGAGGATCTTTATTTATTGATCCATATACTAAAACAAACGATTTTTATATTGTTTATGAGAGAAGTGCTTTAGGACAAGATTTACAAGGTTTTGAATGTTTAACAGATCAAAATGTTGAATTAAGATCATTGAAAAATGAGACTTCGGATAGGAGGGCGGATACAGATGATATGCAATTACGTACATATCGTTTAGCACAGTCCTGTAATGGAGAATATGGAGCAATATTTGCGGGAACGGGAACGGATGCTCAAAAAAAGCAGAATATACAGGCTCAAATGGCTATTACTATTAACAGGGTAAATGAAGTTTATGAAAGAGATTTGGCAATTACTTTAGTTTTTATAAATCGTAATGATGAATTAATATATTATGATGCTGCTACGGATCCATGGAATGCAGAGTTTAATACTAAAACACAAGAAACAATTTCAACAACATTAAATGATGAAAGTCTGTATGATATTGGACATAATTTTAATACCTCTGGAGGAGGTAGTGCTGGTTGTTTAGGTTGTGTGTGTTTAGATGGGGCTGCACCTTACGGGGGTAATCAAAAAGGTAGAGGATATACAGGTAGACCTAATCCAACAGGAGATCCATTTGATATTGATTATGTAGCACATGAAATGGGACATCAATTTGATGGATATCATACCATGAATACATGTAGTCGTTCAGGTAATGGTACAACAGAAGTTGAGCCAGCTTCAGGTAGTTCTATTATGGGATATGCTGGTATTTGTGCGACTAACGTACAGCCAAATAGTGATGCTCATTTTAATTATGTAAATATTAGGGATATATCTGAAAATATTCAACCAGGAGGAACTAGTGATTGTGGTGCAACTATGGCACTGACTAATCAGCCGCCAGTTGCGGATGCAGGAGACAATTATTCTATACCGCCAAGTACAGCTTTCGTGCTAAGAGGTTCTGCTACAGATCCAGATGGATTAGCTAGTTTAACTTATAATTGGGCTCCAAATGATGCATCTCAAGCACCAACAGACGGAGCGCCACAACCGGATTGGACAACAGGACCGATGTATAGATCTATAAATCCTACGGCATCACCAGATCGATTTATGCCTAGTTATAGTGATGTTGTTGCAGGAAACTTGACGCCAACATGGGAGGTCACTCCAGCAGTAGCTAGAACTATGAATTTTTCTTTTATAGTGAGAGATAATGCAAGTGGTTTTGCAAATGGTATTGGTCAGACTGACGCCGATTTAATGGCTGTTAATGTCGTGGGAGATCAGCCTTTTACTATTGTTTCTCCACCGGCTTGGGGTTCTGGAAGTAATCAGACACTAACTTGGAACGTTGGGATATCAAATGGAGCAATTATTAATTGCCAAACAGTTAATATCAAATTTTCTACGGATGGAGGTTTAACTTTTCCAACAACCTTGGCTTCTGGTGTAGCAAATGATGGTTCTGAAATAGTTGTGGTTCCTACAATTGCAGACACAAATAATGCAAGAATAATGGTAGAAGCTGCAGATAATATTTTTTATGCTTTATCAGATGTGTTTCCAATCAGTAATACGCCTTCTTTTGTTCTAAATAATACTTCAGGTTCACAAATCGCTTGTTCGATAGATGCAGTGGATTATAGTATTGATATGATTACAGTAAATGGTTTCTCGGAAACGACTAATTTTACAACTAGTTTTAGTCCTGCTTTAGTGGCAACAGCTGTATTTTCACCTGCAAGTTTAAATTCAGATGGGACTACTGTTGTTAATATTTCTGGTTTAGCAGGAGCAGCAGTAGGTGATTATGTTATTACAGTAACAGGTACTTCTGCGAGTCAAACTAAGGCTGTAGATTTATCGTTAACTATTATCGATGGAATATGTGCTTCAGTTGCTACAACAACCTATGATACGGGTACAACTCTAGTTCAGTTTGGTGATATTAACAATGCATCAGCAAAACCAGCAGGTTACAGTGATTATAGAGTTGCTCCAACTGCCACTCAGGTTACAGATGTGCTTACAGGATCCTCTTACCCAATTACAGTGAATCAAAATACTGACGGGGCTTACACGTGTGTCACTACTGTTTGGATCGATTGGAATCAAAATTGTATTTTTGAATCTGACGAAACTTATGATTTAGGTAGTGCAAATGGGGTTGCAGATGGGCCAGCAGGTAATTCAGGGCTTAGTGTTATGGTGCCTGCGGATGCGGTCTTAGGAGCGACGACTATGCGTGTCACTACTAAGTATTCATCAGCGTCTGGTTCTTGCGAAAATGGACATGATGCGGAAGTTGAAGATTACACTGTAAATGTAACGGAATCATTATCTACTTCTGATTTTGAAAACATCAGCAATTTTAATGTTTATCCTAATCCAAATAACGGAGCGTTTGTTATTGCTATAAAGAATAATAACTTAAGTAGTAATTTAAATGTTATTGTTTATGATGTAAGAGGTAGACGTGTTTACACAAATTCTTTTGCAAATTCAAATGATTTTAATCAAACGATCAAGTTAGACAATGTCGAATCTGGATTGTACTTACTGAAGGTAACAGATGGTAGATCTACAATAACTAAGAAATTATTAGTTAGATAG
- the pth gene encoding aminoacyl-tRNA hydrolase: MFDWIINFFKINKAVTIEEQDPMKKFLIVGLGNIGTKYDHTRHNIGFKILDFLVEKEDVTFETQKLGDIATFRFKGRTFILLKPSTYMNLSGKAILYWLTKEKIPLENLLVITDDLNLPFGSLRIKTKGSDGGHNGLKDTQDKLNTTKYNRFRFGISDAFSTGRQVDYVLGEWEEDENKKLPERLEKAAEVIKSFGTAGINNTMNTYNGK; encoded by the coding sequence ATGTTTGATTGGATTATTAACTTTTTTAAAATTAATAAGGCGGTCACTATTGAAGAACAAGACCCTATGAAAAAATTTCTAATTGTTGGCTTAGGAAATATTGGAACAAAGTATGACCATACACGTCATAACATAGGCTTTAAAATATTGGACTTTTTAGTCGAAAAAGAAGACGTAACTTTCGAAACTCAAAAACTAGGAGACATTGCTACTTTTAGATTTAAAGGGCGCACATTTATACTTCTCAAACCTAGCACTTACATGAATTTAAGTGGAAAGGCTATATTATATTGGTTAACTAAAGAAAAAATCCCATTAGAAAACCTACTTGTCATTACAGATGACTTAAATCTACCTTTTGGAAGCTTAAGAATAAAAACAAAAGGAAGTGATGGTGGTCACAATGGATTAAAAGACACTCAAGACAAATTAAACACCACTAAATACAATCGTTTTAGATTTGGGATTAGCGACGCCTTTAGCACAGGAAGACAAGTGGACTACGTATTAGGAGAATGGGAAGAGGACGAAAACAAAAAACTACCAGAACGCTTAGAAAAAGCAGCAGAAGTTATAAAATCTTTTGGAACGGCAGGAATAAATAACACCATGAATACTTATAATGGTAAATAA
- a CDS encoding 50S ribosomal protein L25/general stress protein Ctc — MKSITINGSKRESVGKKVTQALRNAGQVPCVLYGGDNQVHFSAAELAFSKLVYTPNAHTVVIELESGEKFDAILQDIQFHPVTDRILHVDFYQTFADKEVTMDIPLNFIGNPRGVRNGGVLRKNTRSLRVKAVPGNLPDFIDVNIEDLKIGNKLYITALATDDFTFMHPDNTVVCLVRRSRAAITVDEDDEEGVEAEGADAAEATQE, encoded by the coding sequence ATGAAGTCAATTACAATCAACGGATCCAAAAGAGAAAGCGTGGGCAAAAAAGTAACACAAGCCTTACGTAATGCTGGTCAGGTTCCTTGCGTATTATACGGAGGAGACAACCAAGTGCATTTCTCAGCAGCAGAATTAGCCTTCTCAAAACTTGTATACACACCAAATGCGCATACAGTTGTTATTGAGTTAGAAAGTGGTGAAAAATTTGATGCTATCTTACAAGACATCCAATTTCACCCTGTAACAGATAGAATCTTACACGTAGATTTCTACCAAACATTTGCTGACAAAGAAGTAACTATGGATATTCCATTAAACTTTATTGGAAACCCTCGTGGTGTTAGAAATGGTGGTGTTTTACGTAAAAATACACGTAGCTTAAGAGTTAAAGCTGTACCAGGAAACTTACCTGATTTTATAGATGTAAATATTGAAGATCTTAAGATTGGAAATAAACTTTACATTACCGCTTTAGCTACTGATGATTTTACTTTTATGCATCCTGATAATACGGTTGTATGTTTAGTAAGACGTTCTAGAGCAGCAATTACAGTAGACGAAGATGATGAAGAAGGAGTAGAAGCAGAAGGTGCAGATGCAGCAGAAGCGACTCAAGAATAA
- a CDS encoding ribose-phosphate pyrophosphokinase translates to MPNTKPEAKIFSITQSKALAKKIAVAYGSDLGKVITSTYSDGEFQPSYEESIRGARIFIIGSTNPSSENLMEMLLMIDAAKRASARHITAVLPYFGWARQDRKDKPRVPIAAKLVAKMLETAGATRIVTMDLHADQIQGFFEKPVDHLFASTIFLPYLKELNLDNLTIASPDMGGSKRAYAYSKALESDVVICYKQRAKANVISHMELIGDVTGKNVVLVDDMVDTAGTLTKAADLMMERGALSVRAICTHPILSGDAYQRIEDSKLEELIVTDSIPLRQESKKIKVLSCADLFAEVMQNVHYNKSISSKFLM, encoded by the coding sequence ATGCCAAATACAAAGCCAGAAGCTAAAATATTTTCAATTACGCAAAGTAAAGCTTTAGCAAAGAAAATTGCTGTTGCTTACGGGTCTGATTTAGGTAAAGTAATTACTTCGACTTATAGTGATGGAGAATTCCAACCATCATATGAAGAATCTATTAGAGGAGCACGTATTTTCATTATTGGATCAACTAATCCAAGTTCTGAAAATTTAATGGAAATGTTGTTAATGATTGATGCCGCAAAACGCGCATCAGCACGACACATTACTGCTGTACTACCTTACTTTGGTTGGGCTAGACAAGACCGTAAAGACAAACCTAGAGTGCCTATTGCTGCAAAATTAGTAGCTAAAATGTTGGAAACAGCTGGCGCGACTAGAATTGTAACCATGGATTTACATGCTGATCAAATACAAGGTTTCTTCGAAAAGCCTGTTGACCATTTATTTGCCTCAACTATCTTTTTACCATACTTAAAAGAGTTGAATCTTGACAACCTAACAATTGCTTCTCCTGATATGGGAGGATCTAAACGCGCATATGCTTATTCAAAAGCATTAGAAAGTGATGTCGTGATATGTTATAAGCAACGTGCTAAAGCCAATGTTATTTCTCACATGGAATTAATTGGAGATGTAACAGGTAAAAATGTAGTTTTAGTTGATGATATGGTAGATACTGCTGGAACATTAACAAAAGCAGCCGATTTAATGATGGAGCGCGGCGCACTTAGCGTAAGAGCTATCTGTACACATCCAATTTTATCAGGGGATGCTTATCAACGTATAGAGGATTCTAAATTAGAAGAGTTAATAGTTACGGACTCTATTCCACTTAGACAAGAAAGCAAAAAAATTAAAGTATTAAGTTGTGCCGATTTATTTGCAGAGGTGATGCAAAACGTACATTATAATAAATCGATTAGCTCTAAGTTTTTAATGTAA
- a CDS encoding LacI family DNA-binding transcriptional regulator encodes MKKITLKDIAIHFSVSISTVSKALNDSPEISKATAEDIKAYAKEINYTPNFNALSLKNQRTKTIGIIIPNMLNYYFAQVLKGIEKIATQKGYKIITCISNESLQKEIETIQMLSTGVVDGFILSAAEETETQRDYSHFNSCIEKEIPLVMFDRVVEDINCDKVITNDFMASVNAVNYLKNKGCKKIAFVGANIDLSVGKLRHQGYLAGLKNNNLDKDDDIIITTHEMYYKNHEAVVKPLFNHTFDALIASNESVAIAALKIAQEKGIKIPQEVSVLAFSNGILARHSNPRLTTISQHGEIIGEKAATLLINKLENKITTTTTETVETDIVVRDSSK; translated from the coding sequence ATGAAAAAAATCACTTTAAAAGACATTGCTATTCACTTTAGCGTTTCAATTTCGACCGTTTCGAAAGCACTAAACGATAGCCCAGAAATAAGTAAAGCAACCGCAGAAGACATTAAAGCATACGCAAAAGAAATAAACTACACACCAAATTTTAATGCACTAAGTTTAAAAAACCAACGCACTAAAACGATTGGTATCATTATTCCTAATATGCTTAATTACTATTTTGCTCAAGTTTTAAAAGGGATAGAAAAAATAGCGACCCAAAAAGGATATAAGATTATCACATGTATTTCTAATGAGTCTCTACAGAAAGAAATAGAAACCATACAAATGTTATCTACTGGTGTTGTTGATGGTTTTATTCTATCCGCTGCAGAAGAAACAGAAACACAAAGAGATTATAGTCATTTTAATTCATGTATTGAAAAAGAAATCCCTTTAGTCATGTTTGACCGTGTTGTAGAAGACATTAATTGCGACAAGGTTATTACAAACGACTTTATGGCCTCTGTAAATGCTGTTAATTACTTAAAAAATAAAGGTTGCAAAAAAATAGCTTTTGTTGGCGCTAACATTGACCTAAGCGTTGGTAAACTCAGACATCAAGGCTATTTAGCTGGTCTAAAAAACAACAACCTTGACAAGGATGACGACATCATTATTACAACACATGAAATGTATTATAAAAATCATGAAGCAGTAGTCAAACCTTTATTTAACCACACCTTTGACGCCTTAATTGCTTCAAATGAGTCTGTGGCAATTGCAGCTTTAAAAATAGCACAAGAAAAAGGAATAAAAATACCGCAAGAGGTATCTGTCCTAGCCTTTTCTAACGGAATTCTAGCGAGACATTCAAACCCAAGATTAACCACTATTAGTCAACATGGTGAAATTATAGGAGAAAAAGCAGCCACTTTGCTAATAAATAAACTGGAAAACAAAATCACCACTACCACAACTGAAACGGTTGAGACCGATATCGTGGTAAGGGATTCTTCTAAATAA